In one window of Clavelina lepadiformis chromosome 4, kaClaLepa1.1, whole genome shotgun sequence DNA:
- the LOC143451546 gene encoding talin-2-like isoform X4, producing the protein MVNLALKILIKHSNVTKTMQFDPACIVYDACRIIREKTPEAQQGQAQDYSLFLSDKDPKKGVWLESRRPLEYYLLRDGDVLEYKLKHRPLKVRTLDASIKTVMIDDSNTVEQLMITICTRLGIVNHEEYSLVRDIQVDDSMQKKDTGTLLRPGTTDRKFETLKKKLHTDDELNWLNHGQTLREQGVEDIETLVLRRKYFYSDQNVDSRDPIQLNLLYVQSRDGIIKGQYPVSEKDAITFAALQCQIQLGQHDEKKHKPGYIELKDFLPKEYAKTRGIEKKIFAEHKLLENMNEIESKVKYTKNCRDLKTYGVTFFLVKEKMKGRNKLVPRLMGVTRESVMRVDERTKDIIKVWPLTSVKRWAASPKSFTLDFGDYQDGYYSVQTTEGDQIAQLIAGYIDIILKKRQAKDNYGPEMDEDAAMVEDVVSPHRAQLVAMHGGSAGSFHSGSVAMPGVIRNPNANPDSYSMGAMQPPTQITTHSNLSYGGQPLTAAQQAFMGNIEHGFNACRAAHEGFNSKANLPPLGSDAASKQWKLNAIEENRHNIQSNLAAIDAATATVITKTSGDPKETNYTMVGSAVTTISSNLNDMTRGLRLMAALLENDEDGDNLMKAARDLTAAINDLLKAAQPNSGEPRQNILGAAGKVGDASHDILKYIGEGGDDQFQDILMNLAKAVANATAALVLKAKAVASRNNDQPTQNRVIASATQCALSTSQLVACTKVVGPSISNPTCQEQLIDAAREVSQAVDGCVEASQLATNDPDLMRALGDAATGVGKALNDLINHIKLGSGQNGEKYDDQCEAILNATDKLCNSMGNATVMVKQARLLGQATSDLVNMLKLEAEEDDDEETRKKLLAAAKLLADATAKMVEAAKGAANNPHDSQQQQNLKSAAENLRTATNAATQNALRKKLVHRLEASARQAAVAATQTIAAANAAEPYNTNKAGQNQLVAHGKALQQDHVPRLLQGIHAAYEDPDNTSAQQNLINASNDFVLPGTKMVGYSKAVVPTVSDQSTALQLANCTKKLALSIAELKTAAVKASEVCGPSGIDAALESVRGLDRQLSDYCNDAKNGKLQSLPGQSMKSCAQDLGATSKTVGGSMAQLLTAAAQGNEDYTGMAARDTANALGTLVAAARGVSANLPDLDSQLHLLETGRDVMDKSVNLMQEAKVAVHDPENPENRQRLAQVAKAVSHALNNCINCLPGQRDVDETLKNIAESSKRLLSNQFPTTSTNFQTAQSQLNKTAEDLNIAANDLVGACRGTPTELAASSSNYNDRFTDLLNAGLNVAGQSRDREDQNQVVGNLKSISMASSKLLLAAKALSADPGAPNAKNQLAAAARAVTESINNLITHCTQTAPGQKECDNALRQLKTVKEMLENPNEPVNDFSYFDCLESVMDNSKMLGESMSGITQHARASELESFGEAVTATQKSLIGLTEAAAQAAYLVGIADPNSEAGTQGLVDQTQFARANQAIQMACQSLIDPSSNQTQVLSAATIVAKHTSALCNVCRVASNKTTNAVARKHFVQSAKEVANATANLVHTIKALDGNFSEENRANCAHATKPLTDAVESLTTFASNAEFASVPAKISDEAREAQKPIIESGQQMLESSSELIKTARLLANNPKDPPTWQVMAGHSRVVSDSIKKLIANIRDNAPGQKECDDAIQAIDDSIKQLNQASLSAMDQALPPRGDNTLNGFQAMVVDTVNQIGTCIDPLANAAKGDAAQLGRQVAQMGNYFEPLTNATIGAASNSVNHQRQMDILDYSKTLAESALQLMYAAKEGGGNPKDPQLHMHNNATGEFVRHDSNHRLPADNTHEAIEEAAEATKEAIEDLLKSVQEAPEAVMSGMIDTISGATEILDRNVQPDEQDTFAHYQTNIVERCRAIVVASSDMGMAMNNRPEELAPLAKKVTQEYSALANDGAYAVALADSEEVSSHIKRSIQDLGEACKDLMNTSGMVQSDPRDLHAKKQLSDAGRNIKEKVSYVMSSLQQGGRGTQACINAHTQVQGIIGDLDTTLMFVSSGALNTDADTESFADHREKILSTAKALVEDTKQLVAGAASGQEKLAAAAHSASSTINKLADVVKRGATSLGSDDPDTQVVLINAVRDVASALADLINATKDASGKSSSDNAMFHLKASAKAMVTNVTSLLKTVKSVEDEAAKGPRAIEQTIHSIKQELRCLQSVAGEERRASPEELIHITKPITSATAKAVAAGKSCRQEDMVICANMGRKAVFDMIHICRASAANTEDPIQQQSTLNFGQAVAESYASLLNNVLSISQQPNNNDLKKNLIPLSKNVATAVSNMVRSGESMKGSDWVDPNDPNVIAEQELLAAAASIEAAAKKLAQLRPRKKPKQADENLNFEEQILEAAKSIATATTALVKAASAAQKELVLQGKVGSVPALRHDDGQWSQGLISAAQMVARATGNLCEAANQAVQGEASEEKLVTSAKQVASSTAQLLVACKVKADPNSENMKRLQAAGTAVNRATHMLVESAKTAAFEPDEEVEVDLKPGLVQSYAQEVQAMEIILAKEKELKDAQERLKNIRKKKYNPSN; encoded by the exons ATGGTTAACCTAGCGCTGAAGATTTTAATCAAACATTCCAATGTAACTAAAACAATGCAGTTTGATCCTGCCTGCATTGTGTATGATGCTTGCCGGATTATACGAGAAAAGACACCAGAAGCCCAGCAAGGTCAAG cgCAAGATTACAGCCTTTTTCTGTCTGATAAAGACCCGAAGAAGGGGGTCTGGCTTGAATCAAGGAGACCTCTGGAGTACTACCTGCTGAGAGATGGA GATGTGCTAGAATATAAATTGAAGCATAGACCTTTGAAGGTCCGTACTTTGGATGCTTCAATCAAGACTGTTATG attgATGATAGCAACACTGTTGAACAGTTGATGATTACAATTTGCACTAGACTTG GAATTGTTAACCATGAAGAATATTCCCTTGTACGAGATATTCAAGTCGACGATAGTATGCAAAAGAAG GATACCGGAACTTTGTTAAGACCTGGAACCACAGACAGGAAGTTTGAAACTCTGAAAAAGAAATTACATACCGACGATGAAT TAAACTGGCTTAACCATGGACAGACATTGAGAGAGCAAGGTGTTGAAGACATAGAAACTTTAGTGCTTcgaagaaaatatttttactctgATCAGAACGTTGATTCTCGTGATCCGATTCAACTCAATCTTCTCTATGTCCAG TCCAGAGATGGGATTATCAAAGGACAATATCCTGTGAGTGAAAAGGATGCCATTACATTTGCTGCTCTCCAATGTCAAATTCAGTTGGGTCAACATGATGAAAAGAAACATAAGCCTGGATATATTga ATTAAAAGACTTTTTACCAAAGGAATATGCTAAAACACGTGGAATAGAGAAAAAGATATTTGCAGAGCATAAGTTGTTGGAAAATATGAACGAAATCGAATCAAAAGTCAAATATACCAAAAACTGCAGGGATTTGAAGACTTACGGGGTcactttttttcttgttaag GAGAAAATGAAAGGTCGCAATAAGCTAGTTCCTCGATTAATGGGAGTGACTCGTGAATCAGTCATGAGGGTTGATGAGAGAACTAAGGACATTATTAAAGTTTGGCCTCTAACTTCCGTAAAGCGTTGGGCTGCTTCACCAAAATCCTTTACCTTG GATTTTGGTGACTACCAGGATGGCTATTACAGTGTACAAACAACAGAAGGTGACCAGATTGCTCAGTTGATTGCCGGTTATATAGACATCATCTTGAAAAAGAGACAGGCAAAAGATAATTATGGCCCAGAAATGGATGAGGATGCTGCCATGGTTGAAGACGTTGTGTCCCCACACAG AGCACAGCTTGTAGCTATGCATGGTGGATCTGCCGGCTCTTTTCATTCTGGTTCTGTTGCCATGCCTGGCGTGATTCGAAATCCTAACGCCAATCCTGATAGCTATTCGATGGGAGCTATGCAACCCCCTACACAAATTACTACACACAGCAATCTTTCTTATGGTGGACAACCACTG acTGCTGCCCAGCAAGCTTTTATGGGGAATATTGAACACGGTTTTAATGCTTGTCGTGCTGCTCATGAAGGTTTTAACAGTAAAGCAAACCTACCACCACTAGGCTCAGATGCT GCATCAAAACAGTGGAAGTTAAATGCAATTGAAGAGAATCGACACAACATTCAATCCAATCTTGCCGCCATTGATGCGGCAACTGCCACGGTTATTACAAAAACATCAG GTGATCCAAAAGAGACAAATTACACGATGGTTGGGTCAGCAGTAACAACTATCTCCTCAAACCTTAATGACATGACCAGGGGCTTGCGACTAATGGCTGCTCTACTTGAAAATGATGAGGATGGAGACAACTTGATGAAg GCAGCACGGGACTTAACTGCAGCAATTAATGATCTGCTCAAGGCGGCCCAGCCGAATAGTGGTGAACCACGCCAAAATATTTTGGGTGCAGCCGGTAAAGTTGGAGATGCAAGTCATGACATTCTTAAATATATTGGAGAAGGTGGTGATGACCAATTCCAG GATATACTCATGAATTTGGCAAAAGCTGTGGCAAATGCTACTGCTGCACttgttttaaaagcaaagGCAGTTGCAAGTCGCAACAATGACCAACCGACACAAAATCGAGTTATTGCCAGTGCCACACAGTGTGCTCTTTCCACTTCTCAACTCGTTGCATGTACAAAG GTTGTTGGCCCTTCCATAAGTAACCCAACATGCCAGGAACAATTGATTGACGCTGCACGTGAAGTATCGCAGGCTGTTGATGGCTGTGTTGAAGCATCACAACTTGCTACTAATGATCCTGATCTTATGCGGGCACTTGGAGATGCTGCCACTGGTGTTGGAAAAGCTTTGAATGACTTAATCAACCACATTAAACTT GGATCTGGCCAGAATGGAGAAAAGTATGATGACCAGTGTGAAGCAATTCTAAATGCAACAGATAAATTGTGCAATAGCATGGGCAATGCAACTGTAATGGTTAAACAAGCACGGCTTTTGGGTCAA GCAACTTCTGATCTTGTGAATATGTTAAAACTGGAAGCAGAAGAGGATGATGATGAAGAAACCCGGAAGAAATTGCTTGCAGCAGCCAAACTACTTGCTGATGCAACCGCAAAAATGGTCGAAGCTGCTAAG GGAGCAGCGAACAATCCGCATGATTcccaacaacaacaaaatctcAAATCTGCTGCAGAAAATCTTCGTACTGCGACCAATGCTGCTACACAGAATGCCCTTCGCAAGAAGCTTGTTCATCGCCTTGAAGCATCAGCAAGACAAGCTGCTGTAGCTGCAACTCAAACCATTGCAGCAGCAAATGCAGCAGAGCCATATAACACCAATAAAGCTGGACAGAATCAGCTTGTTGCTCATGGCAAG GCCCTGCAGCAAGACCACGTTCCTCGTTTACTTCAGGGAATACACGCAGCATATGAAGATCCTGATAATACTTCTGCTCAGCAAAATCTTATAAATGCGTCAAATGACTTTGTGCTA CCAGGAACCAAAATGGTTGGGTACTCAAAGGCTGTGGTGCCCACTGTTAGTGACCAATCCACTGCACTACAGCTTGCTAATTGCACGAAAAAATTGGCTTTATCCATTGCTGAGCTTAAAACTGCTGCTGTCAAg GCTAGTGAAGTGTGTGGACCAAGTGGTATAGATGCTGCTTTGGAATCTGTTCGTGGTTTGGATCGTCAACTTTCTGATTACTGCAATGATGCTAAAAATGGAAAATTGCAGTCTCTTCCAGGACAAAGTATGAAATCATGTGCACAAGATCTGGGAGCCACGTCTAAAACTGTTGGTGGTTCAATGGCCCAACTGCTTACAGCAGCTGCTCAG GGAAACGAAGACTACACAGGCATGGCTGCTCGTGATACTGCAAATGCTCTTGGAACACTAGTTGCTGCAGCTCGAGGTGTATCAGCCAATCTACCAGATCTTGATTCTCAACTGCATTTGCTAGAGACTGGTCGTGATGTTATGGATAAATCAGTAAATTTGATGCAAGAAGCTAAGGTCGCTGTTCATGATCCAGAAAATCCAGAGAATCGACAAAGGCTTGCACAA GTGGCCAAGGCAGTATCACATGCATTAAATAATTGCATCAATTGTTTACCTGGTCAGCGGGATGTTGATGAAACCTTGAAGAACATTGCTGAAAGTAGCAAACGACTACTTTCCAATCAG TTTCCAACAACATCCACCAACTTCCAAACTGCTCAATCCCAGTTAAACAAAACAGCGGAGGACTTAAATATTGCAGCCAATGACCTGGTTGGCGCATGCCGTGGCACACCCACTGAACTTGCTGCTTCAAGCTCCAACTACAATGATCGTTTTACAGATTTGTTAAATGCTGGGCTGAATGTCGCTGGCCAGTCAAGG gatcGTGAAGACCAAAATCAAGTTGTAGGTAACTTGAAAAGCATTTCAATGGCATCAAGCAAGCTTCTATTGGCCGCTAAAGCCTTATCTGCTGATCCAGGCGCACCAAATGCGAAAAACCAACTTGCAGCAGCTGCTAG AGCTGTAACGGAAAGCATCAATAACCTAATAACTCACTGCACACAGACTGCTCCTGGGCAAAAAGAATGTGATAATGCACTTCGTCAACTAAAG acGGTTAAAGAGATGCTGGAGAATCCAAATGAACCAGTAAATGATTTCTCTTATTTTGATTGTTTGGAAAGTGTAATGGATAATTCTAAAATGCTTGGGGAATCAATGAGTGGAATTACACAACATGCAAGAGCAAGCGAACTTGAAAGTTTTGGTGAAGCCGTGACTGCCACTCAAAAATCATTGATTGGCCTAACTGAAGCGGCTGCACAG GCTGCTTATTTGGTGGGCATTGCTGATCCGAACAGTGAAGCAGGAACGCAAGGGTTGGTAGATCAAACACAATTTGCTAGGGCAAATCAAGCTATTCAGATGGCATGTCAAAGTTTGATCGATCCTTCAAGCAACCAGACACAG GTTCTCTCTGCTGCTACTATTGTTGCCAAACACACATCAGCTTTGTGCAATGTCTGCCGTGTTGCTTcaaacaaaactacaaatgCAGTTGCAAGGAAACACTTCGTTCAGTCAGCTAAAGAAGTTGCAAATGCCACGGCTAATCTTGTACACACCATAAAG GCACTGGATGGCAATTTTTCAGAAGAAAATAGAGCGAACTGTGCTCATGCAACTAAACCATTAACTGATGCTGTTGAAAGTTTAACTACATTTGCCTCAAATGCTGAGTTTGCCAGTGTTCCTGCCAAAATAAGTGATGAG GCCCGAGAAGCTCAAAAGCCAATCATAGAATCTGGACAACAAATGCTTGAAAGTTCTAGTGAATTGATAAAGACTGCTCGCCTATTGGCTAACAATCCCAAAGATCCCCCAACATGGCAAGTTATGGCTGGACACTCACGGGTTGTCTCAGATTCCATTAAAAAACTGATTGCCAACATCAG AGACAATGCACCAGGCCAAAAGGAGTGTGATGATGCCATTCAAGCAATTGATGATTCAATTAAGCAACTTAATCAAGCTTCTCTCTCTGCTATGGATCAGGCTTTGCCTCCTAGAGGGGACAATACACTAAATGGGTTCCAGGCAAtg GTTGTGGATACTGTGAATCAGATCGGTACGTGTATCGATCCCCTTGCAAATGCTGCTAAAGGTGATGCTGCACAGCTTGGCCGCCAG GTTGCTCAAATGGGTAATTATTTTGAACCTTTAACCAATGCTACAATTGGTGCTGCTTCAAACTCAGTGAATCATCAACGTCAAATGGATATTCTTGACTATAGCAAAACTCTTGCTGAGTCTGCATTACAGCTGATGTATGCAGCTAAGGAAGGAGGAGGAAATCCAAAG GATCCACAACTACACATGCACAATAATGCAACTGGCGAATTTGTTCGTCACGACTCTAACCACCGATTGCCG GCTGACAACACGCATGAGGCAATAGAAGAAGCAGCAGAAGCTACCAAGGAAGCTATTGAAGATCTTCTTAAATCAGTCCAAGAAGCACCTGAAGCTGTCATGAGTGGAATGATTGACACAATTTCTGGCGCAACTGAG ATTTTGGATAGAAATGTTCAACCAGATGAGCAAGACACGTTTGCCCACTACCAAACCAATATTGTTGAAAGATGCAGAGCAATTGTTGTTGCTAGCAGTGACATGGGCATGGCGATGAATAACAGACCAGAAGAACTTGCACCGTTAGCTAAGAAAGTTACTCAGGAATACTCTGCACTTGCAAATGATGGTGCATATGCCGTCGCTCTTGCTGATTCAGAAGAA GTAAGCTCTCATATCAAACGAAGCATACAGGACTTGGGTGAGGCCTGCAAGGACTTGATGAATACATCTGGTATGGTACAAAGTGATCCGCGCGATCTTCATGCCAAGAAACAACTCAGTGATGCTGGCCGTAATATCAAAGAGAAG GTTTCTTATGTAATGTCATCACTGCAACAAGGTGGAAGAGGCACACAGGCATGTATTAATGCTCACACACAAGTCCAGGGCATCATTGGTGACCTTGATACAACCCTTATGTTTGTTTCGTCCGGTGCATTGAATACTGATGCTGATACGGAGTCTTTTGCTGATCATAG AGAAAAAATACTTTCAACCGCTAAGGCCTTAGTAGAAGACACAAAGCAACTTGTTGCTGGAGCAGCAAGTGGTCAAGAAAAATTAGCTGCTGCTGCACATTCTGCATCTTCCACGATTAACAAATTAGCCGATGTTGTAAAACGTGGAGCAACCAGTCTTGGCTCTGACGACCCAGACACACAG GTTGTGTTGATTAATGCAGTCAGAGATGTGGCTTCAGCACTTGCTGACCTGATAAACGCAACCAAAGATGCCTCTGGTAAATCGTCATCGGATAATGCTATGTTCCATCTTAAAGCGTCAGCAAAG gctatggtgacaaatgtaaCTTCATTACTGAAAACAGTCAAGTCAGTTGAGGATGAAGCTGCAAAGGGACCACGTGCTATTGAACAAACCATACATTCAATTAAACAAGAACTCAGG TGTCTGCAATCAGTGGCCGGTGAAGAGCGTCGAGCGTCACCTGAAGAACTTATTCATATCACGAAGCCCATCACAAGTGCAACCGCAAAAGCTGTTGCTGCTGGAAAGTCCTGCAGACAGGAAGATATGGTCATTTGTGCCAACATGGGCAGGAAAGCTGTCTTTGATATGATTCACATTTGTAGG GCATCTGCAGCAAATACAGAAGACCCCATTCAGCAACAATCAACACTGAATTTTGGACAAGCTGTTGCAGAATCTTACGCCAGTTTACTTAACAACGTACTCTCCATTAGCCAACAGCCAAATAATAAtgacttgaagaaaaatttaattccTCTCTCGAAAAATGTAGCTACTGCTGTGAGCAATATGGTACGATCGGGAGAGAGTATGAAAG GTTCTGATTGGGTAGATCCAAATGATCCAAATGTGATTGCGGAACAAGAACTTCTTGCAGCTGCTGCTTCAATTGAGGCTGCTGCTAAAAAGCTTGCACAACTTCGTCCTCGGAAGAAACCAAAA CAAGCAGACGAAAATCTTAACTTTGAAGAGCAGATTCTTGAAGCTGCAAAGTCAATCGCAACAGCCACGACGGCATTAGTCAAAGCAGCGTCTGCTGCTCAAAAGGAATTGGTTTTGCAAGGAAAG GTTGGATCCGTGCCTGCACTTAGACATGATGACGGACAATGGTCACAAGGTTTAATTTCAGCGGCACAAATGGTTGCACGAGCAACAGGCAATTTATGTGAGGCAGCAAACCAAGCCGTTCAAGGAGAAGCAAGTGAAGAGAAGTTGGTCACTTCAGCCAAACAGGTTGCTTCATCAACTGCTCAGCTATTGGTTGCTTGCAAAGTGAAAGCTGATCCTAACAGCGAAAACATGAAACGATTACAG